The Gemmatimonadota bacterium genomic sequence GGACGCTACAGCATCACTGCTTCCCTCGGTGCGCGCGAAGCGGTGAGCACGGTAACGTTGACCACCCGGGACGTGCGGCGCCAGGCGAAGGTCGTGGGCCACCTCAATCGCGCGGCGTTCCCCACCTCCGAGGTGTGGGTGCATCCCGATGGCAAGCACGCCTACCTGGGCACCACGCTCGGCGGCGACCGGATCTACGCGATCAACATTGCCGATCCGTCCAAGCTGACGATCACCGACTCGATCGTGGCGAATTCCCGCTCGATGAACGACATGATGACGACCGAGGACGGCAAGTGGCTCGTCTTCACGCGGGAAGGAGCCACCGACCGTCGGAACGGCATCGTGATCGCGTCGGTCGCGGATCCGGCCCATCCAAAGCCGGTGGCCGAGTTCACGGATGGCGTGACCGCTGGCGTCCACTCGGCCTTCGTGTACACGCAGGCGAAGCACGGCACGCATGTCTACCTGACCAACAGTGGGACTGGCGCCCTGAACATCATCGACATCAACGATCCCACCAAGCCACGGCGTGTGGGAGAGTGGATCTCGCGTGATACGCGCGCCGGGCGCTCCCTGCACGACATCGACGTGAAGGACGGGATTGCGTACGTGAGCTATTGGAGTGACGGCCTGGTAATCCTCGATGTCGGCAACGGCTTGAAGGGCGGCAGCCCATCGAACCCGGTGATGATTTCCAACTATCGCTACAATTCCGAGGCGCTGTATCCCGGGGCCGCATCGGACTGGGGGCCGGGGTTCATTAGCGGGACCCACACGGCATGGCGCCATGGGCGATACGTCTTCATCGCCGATGAGGTCTTTCCCCCCTACGCCCCCACGGGGACGTGGGACGTGGCGACGATCCGCGCGTACGGCCGGCTGCAAGTGATCGATGTGAGCAACATTGAGCAGCCGAAGTCGGTGGCCTGGTATGAGCCCGAATACGGTGGAGCGCACAACATCTGGGCAGCGGGCGACACGTTGTATCTGGGGGCCTATAACGGTGGCTTCCAGGTGTTTGACGTGAGCGGGGAGCTGCGTGGGGACCTGAAGGCCCAGGGCCGGACGATTGCCGAGTTCATGCCGGCATCGTCGACCGGCCACACCCCCAACAAGACGATGACCTGGGGGGTCGTGGTGAAGAACGGCCACGCATTCGTAAACGACATGCTGTCCGGCTTGTGGGTCGTCAAGCTCGAGCCGAAACCTGTGGTGCCCTGAGGACCGGATGAAGCAATTCGAAGCGATCTTTCGCGACAACGCGGCCTGGGTGGCGGCGAAGCTGGCGCACGACCCGGCGTACTTCGAGAAGCTCTCGCGGGGACAGAGCCCGGAGATCCTGTATATCGGCTGCGCGGACAGCCGCGTGACGGCAGAGGACCTGATGGGGGCCGAGCCAGGGGAGATCTTTGTCCACCGGAACGTGGCGAACCTGGTCGTGGCGACCGACAACAACGTCAATGCGGTGGTGCAATTCGCCGTCGAGCAGTTGAAGATCAAGCACATCGTGGTCTGTGGTCACTATGAATGCGGCGGCGTCAAGGCGTCGATGCATCCGAGCGATCTCGGACAGCTGAACAGCTGGCTGCAGTCGATCCGGGATGTCTATCGCATCCACCAGGCGGAACTGGACGGCATGCCGGACCACCGGGAACGATTTGACCGGTTGGTGGAGTTGAATGTGCTGGAGCAGTGCCTGAATATCGTGAAGATCGACCATGTCCAGCGGGCCTGGTACAAGACCGGCTTTCCGCAGATCCACGGATGGGTGTTC encodes the following:
- a CDS encoding Ig-like domain-containing protein, with the translated sequence MSTSLRTLPVLLVALALPLTAQEVMRLRILPPSRVVAVGDSLRLVVEALDAGGRVVAGVPVRFAVQGGRMQGSVDSTGLVRAGSPGVIPLSIAALPRGGRPVVEKIEVRLVPGPTRKVDVAPVVTKMLVGQRIRLDATPITATGDAREDVVSWASSNPRVASVTDGLLAAVGPGTATLTVRAGTAETNRTVQVLPSTGVTATLAPTTVRARQGDVVRFALTVKDARGQAITGLTPAWSFSPGQGAIDQDGAFVGNVPGRYSITASLGAREAVSTVTLTTRDVRRQAKVVGHLNRAAFPTSEVWVHPDGKHAYLGTTLGGDRIYAINIADPSKLTITDSIVANSRSMNDMMTTEDGKWLVFTREGATDRRNGIVIASVADPAHPKPVAEFTDGVTAGVHSAFVYTQAKHGTHVYLTNSGTGALNIIDINDPTKPRRVGEWISRDTRAGRSLHDIDVKDGIAYVSYWSDGLVILDVGNGLKGGSPSNPVMISNYRYNSEALYPGAASDWGPGFISGTHTAWRHGRYVFIADEVFPPYAPTGTWDVATIRAYGRLQVIDVSNIEQPKSVAWYEPEYGGAHNIWAAGDTLYLGAYNGGFQVFDVSGELRGDLKAQGRTIAEFMPASSTGHTPNKTMTWGVVVKNGHAFVNDMLSGLWVVKLEPKPVVP
- a CDS encoding carbonic anhydrase, which gives rise to MKQFEAIFRDNAAWVAAKLAHDPAYFEKLSRGQSPEILYIGCADSRVTAEDLMGAEPGEIFVHRNVANLVVATDNNVNAVVQFAVEQLKIKHIVVCGHYECGGVKASMHPSDLGQLNSWLQSIRDVYRIHQAELDGMPDHRERFDRLVELNVLEQCLNIVKIDHVQRAWYKTGFPQIHGWVFDVRTGRLIDLELKIGDEFESIRKIYDLRPID